In Dermacentor albipictus isolate Rhodes 1998 colony chromosome 6, USDA_Dalb.pri_finalv2, whole genome shotgun sequence, the following proteins share a genomic window:
- the LOC135921027 gene encoding F-box only protein 25 has translation MPFIGRDWRSPGEAWVKTGEGWEKKKILEFYCCADESLDSLEQPAEYDLPPSSPPNLGGGDAGSGDECLDIDAKQRRLSQQPYCQITLKCTREVAGYNTISEAFRRLDFRNGIKDVRRFNYICKLLHLLITENLTTLSGCASRVLFTMLEEVASQVADSRQNTHILQLLLEDLERTLRKYHCWGRPLGSSQLWEQHLQTLQRIWNVQRHIDLSNPKPDDDTPQFPHLPPELLREVLLRLADYRDLASSGEAHPVLAALLQEEHVWRRLCLFHFGPQLVEQWLQQPPEKLDGAPGWQRLFHRLRKKHGLREEYADSLLLCRYCRCLFWKSFGHPCLNSSREEAAEEANSGAVMPTSALPMCIPVTPQAFLQFFSL, from the exons ATGCCGTTCATCGGTCGGGACTGGCGTTCTCCGGGCGAAGCCTGGGTCAAGACCGGAGAAGgctgggaaaaaaagaagatcCTCGAGTTCTACTGTTGCGCCGACGAAAG TCTTGATTCTTTGGAACAGCCTGCTGAATACGACCTTCCGCCATCGTCTCCACCAAACTTGGGGGGTGGAGATGCAGGAAGCGGTGACGAGTGCCTGGACATCGACGCCAAGCAGCGGCGGCTTTCTCAGCAGCCATACTGCCAGATCACACTAAAGTGCACACGAGAG GTTGCTGGCTACAACACCATCAGTGAAGCGTTCCGTAGGCTAGACTTTCGCAACGGCATCAAAGATGTGCGGCGGTTCAACTACATCTGCAAG TTGCTGCACCTCTTGATCACAGAAAACCTGACCACGCTGAGTGGGTGTGCAAGTCGGGTGCTGTTCACCATGCTTGAGGAGGTGGCATCACAAGTTGCTGACAGTCGTCAGAACACACACATTCTTCAG CTTCTCCTGGAAGACCTCGAGCGGACGCTGCGCAAGTACCACTGCTGGGGTCGGCCCCTAGGCTCGAGCCAGCTGTGGGAGCAACATCTGCAGACCCTGCAGCGCATCTGGAATGTGCAGCGGCACATCGATCTCTCCAACCCCAAGCCGGACGACGACACACCCCAGTTTCCCCACCTGCCTCCCGAGCTGCTCAGGGAAGTTCTGCTACGTCTGGCCGACTACAG GGACCTGGCCAGCAGCGGAGAGGCGCACCCAGTGTTGGCGGCGCTGCTGCAAGAGGAGCATGTGTGGCGGCGGCTGTGCCTCTTCCACTTTGGGCCCCAGCTGGTGGAGCAGTGGCTGCAGCAGCCGCCAGAAAAGCTCGACGGCGCCCCCGGGTGGCAGCGCCTCTTCCACCGCCTCCGGAAGAAGCATGGCCTCCGCGAGGAGTATGCAGATAGCCTGCTACTCTGCCGCTACTGTCGATGCCTCTTCTGGAAG TCCTTTGGCCACCCCTGCCTCAACTCTTCGCGAGAGGAGGCCGCGGAGGAGGCCAACAGTGGTGCTGTGATGCCGACTAGCGCATTGCCCATGTGCATTCCCGTCACCCCTCAGGCGTTTCTCCAGTTCTTCTCGCTGTGA